The sequence below is a genomic window from Rudanella lutea DSM 19387.
GCGTAACCGGCTCAATACCCGCAAGCCCCGGCGGTTGCTGACCGATGATTTGCCCGCTACCCTGACGGCCCGCGAACTGGAGGTGCTAAACCTCATTTGCCAGCAGCAAACGGCCCCCGAAATAGCCGAAAAGCTGTGTGTCAGCATTCGTACCATCGACGGGCACCGGGCCAGTTTGCTCGAAAAAACCGGTGCGCGCAATACGGCCGGATTGGTGTTGTTTGCTATTAAAAACAACCTGGTCGACCCCTCCATCCTGCTGTAAAAAAACGCCCGTATGTTGGGGAAATTGAGCGGGATGGTTCATGTTTGCAGGGCTGTCCACCTTTTTCTCCATGATTGAATACGACCCCAAAGACTGGCTCCGGTTCATTTTCTCGATCCACAAGGCCGATACCATTCGGAAACTGAGCCCCGTATTGGCGGCAATGGCGGCCTACTGTGCGCTGGTTGCCTACGTGGTCATCGAGTATGTGCATCCTGGTCCAGACTCCGACCTGAAAAACATCGCCATCATGCACTCGTTGCTGGGTTTTGTGATTTCGATGCTGCTCGTTTTCCGAACCAACACGGCCTATGACCGCTGGTGGGAGGGCCGCAAAGCCTGGGGAGCCCTCACCAACAACTCCCGAAACCTGGCCCTCAAGCTGGCCCACATTCTCGACCCGGCCGATACCGAGTCGCGGCAGTTTTTTCGGGCTATGATTCCCAATTACGCGGTTGCTCTGAAGAACCACCTGCGCGGTCGCCATCGACCTGAGGAGTGGACCGCTTGCCCCGGTTTCGACCCCCACAGCGTAGCCCCCGACCGGCATCAGCCCAATCAGATGGCCATGCGGCTCTTTGGGAAAATGGACGAACTGTACGGGCGGGGTACATTCAGGCCCGAGCATTTGCTGGTGCTCAACGATGAGTTTACGTCCTTTACCGATATCTGTGGCATTTGCGAACGGATACATACTACCCCGATTCCGTTTTCGTATTCGTCGTTTCTGAAAAAATTCATTGCGGTGTACTGCCTTACCCTGCCGTTTGGGTATGTGCTGTCGCTACATTACTGGGTGGTGCCGGTGGTGGTATTTGTGTTCTATGTGCTCGCCAGTCTTGAACTGATTGCCGAGGAGATAGAAGACCCCTTCGGTAACGATGCCAACGACCTGCCCACCGATCAGATGGCGGCCAACATTCGCAAGGCTGTGTCAGAGCTGCTCTGATGCCTCTGGTGAGCGAGACGCGAGGTGTTGCGTCTCTACGTATTTTTTGTGCAGACCAGTTTTATGTTCAGACGCGATGTGTCGCGTCTACCCTCTTCGTTATGCCAAACACCGAAACAACATCCCGCAACGACTTAGGAACCGCGCCGGTACAACGGCTTTTTTTTCGGTTTTACGTGCCCAGCCTGATCAGCATGGCGTCTATTGCGGCCCATCAGGTCATTAACGGCATTATTCTGGGGCAGCAGGTCGGTAAAGAGGCTCTGGGTGCCATTGGGCTCTACACGCCGGTGCTGTTGCTGTTTATTGCGTTTGTGCTCAGTATCATGATCGGCGGAGGGATTTTGTTTGCCCGGCACGTAGGGGGTGGCCGACTGGCCGAGGCCCGGCACGTTTTTGAGGTAGCTACCACGCTGGTGTTAGGGGTGGGCACGGTGGCGGCCCTGAGCACCCCCTGGATTACGGGGCCATTGGTCAGCTGGCTCGCGGCCGGTCAATCGCCCATCATGGTTCAGTACACCACCGAATGCACGTACTGGAATCTCCTGTTTACGCCTTTTTTTCTGATTCGGGTATTGTGGGGAGGCTTTCTATCGAACGACAATGCGCCCGGCATCACGAAGAATGCCACGGTGCTGGCGGCCATCCTGAACATTGTGCTCGACCTGGTTCTGGTGGTTGTATTCCCGTACGGGGTGGCCGGGGCGGCCATTGCTACTGGTCTGGCGCTGCTGGTTGCGGTGGTGTATCTGGCGGTGGCCATCGAACGGCGCAAGGGACATTTGAGCCTGCGCCGGTTTCGGTTGGGTCTTCGGTTTACCGAATGGCCCGAACTGTTCCGGCTCGGCTTTCCGTCGTTTGTGTCAGAAGTATCGGTAGCGTTTGGGTTCTTTCTAATCAACCGGAGCCTGCTGCCGTACGGCGCATTGGCGGTGTCGGCGTTTGGGGTGGTAAACCTGTTGAGCAATCTTTTCCTACGTCTGTTTACGGCTGCTATGCTCGCTATTCAGCCCATTATGGCATACAATATTGGCGCTCGCCAGCCGCACCGGGTCATCGAAACCCTCCGGTTTGCGTTGCTTTTCACCTTCATGGTGGGGGTGGGGGTGTATTTGATTGGCTTTTTCGGGTCCGATTTGCTCATCAATATCGTTTCGGCCGATGAGTCCGACGAGTTTAAGCAGGTGGCTACCCGCGCCATTATGCTGTCGTTTATCCTGTTTGCGGCTACCGGCCCCAACTACGTGCTGGTCATGTACATCCAGATAATTGGCCAGGCTACGCTGTCGACGTTGACCAACGTGGTTCGCGGATTCCTGCTGATTGCTTTGTTGCTGCTCGTGTTGCCGGAGCCGCTGGGAATGCACCTCAACGGCGTTTGGCTGGCCCGTCCTCTGGCCGAAGTGCTGTTGCTGCTGGGCCTGGGGTTGTTCTTATGGTATCGTCGCGATCGGTTTTTCAGCGACGATACCATTCTGCGCACCCGCTCCTAAACCGGAGTCCCCGGGTCTACCGTCCAGAATCGCTGCTAACCACCGGGCTGAGTGTCGACACCCCGTTTTCGTTGAACGCTTCGATGGCGAAGTAGTAGGGCACGCCTACGTTGAGAGCACGTAACTCAAAGCTACCGGGATGGTCGTGCCAGAACTGGTAGGTCTGGTAGAGTTTGTCGGGGGCAATACCCCAGCGAACGTTGTACCCAACGGCACCGGGCACTTTAGTCCAGGTCAGGTCAGCATTTCGTTCGTCTTTCTGGCGTTTGGCGGTCATGGTCGGGGTGGCCGGAGCTTTACCGAGTCCATTGCCAAATACCCGGAATCCGTTAATAGATAGGTGCTTGCCGGCTGTGTACACGTGTTCGTAGCGTACATACCGTGCCCGCACGGGTTTGCCATTGGTTCGGAGCGGAATTTCGACGTAGGCGCAGGTGTGATCTTTTTTAGGCTCCCTGGTCAGGTCGGCTACGGTTTCCCAGTTTTTGCCGTCGGTCGAAGTCAGGATTTTAAACTGCGTGTAAACCGTCGAATCGGAGTCGAAGATGGCGAGCTTGTAATCAAAGTAGTTGACCTGCACCGCCCGAATGTCGTGCTCGGAACCGAGGTCGGTGGTGAGCGTTTCGCCGGGGCGGTTTTGGCCCGCTACCCAAAACGTGCGCGGATTTTCGTCGGCCACCCGATCGGCGGTTACGGTGTCGGTGGGGGCCGTTGCCAGCGTTGAGGAGGCCCGTACCGGCTTTTTGTAGTTCAGCAACATCCAGCCCGTAAACGACTCATCGGGGGCCTGTCCCTGTAGGCTGCCCCATTTTTTGTCGGCCAACCGGTGCGGGAAATCCCCAAACCGAGTGTTCACATACATTTGGTCGTCTTTATCAAAACCGGCCGGGTTCATTACAATCCGGCGTTCCATGCCCCAGTTTACCCCAATCCAGGTGGTGCCGGTGTTCCAGTAGTTGCCAAAATTGTCGAGAAATGTGTTGCCGTGCCCGCAGCCTGTGGCGTAGCCTCCCGGCTTATAGGCTACGGGGTTGTAAGGAGCATACTCAAACGGCCCGAGCGGACTTTTGCCCACGTAGGTTCCGTTACCGTACACGTTGTATTCGGTGCCGGGCGCGCCATATTGCAGGTAGTATTTACCGTTATACTTGGTCATCCAGGCACCCTCGGTAAACGGTTTGAACGGGTCGGAGTGGTTGGGCCCGAACCTCTCCCAGCCGTGTTTGTACGGATCAAGCCAGAACATAGCCTTGTATGCTTCGGCCGGATTGTTGCCCGCGTAGGTCAGGTTACGACTCTTGTCGAGCTCAGCTCCAAACAGGGGGTACACGTTTGAAGAGCCCCAGTACATGTACCACTTGTCGGTGTCGGGGTCGTGAAACAGGGCCGGGTCCCAGGGGCCAATATCTTTGGGTAAGCGTGGTAGCCAGCGGTTATAAAACGTTAGTTTGCCTTTTTCGGGCTCTGTTGAGATGAAAATGGGCCGCTGCTCGAAGGTACTCTGAAACAGGTAGAGCGTGTCGCGCACCGACAGTGCCGCCGGGGCACACATATCTTCCATGGGCCACTTGTCGGGTACCACGTAGCGCCAGTTGACCAGGTCTTTGGAGTGCCACCAGCCCCCCTGAATGGTCACAAAGAGGTAATACTCGCCGGGATTATTCCCTTTTTTGTGGTTGATAATAACCGGGTCGGCACCCGACCGGTACGAAATTCGCTCGTTTAGCTGCTCAAAGTTGTACCGATAGCTGATGTCCATCGGGTTGCAGTACGTTTGGGCGGTCCGTTCGCCCGAGGGGTTGGTGAGCGGAGCTAAGGGCGCTACCTGAGCCAGCGCCGTGCTGCATCCGAACAGCAACAAGAATAGGCTACGCATTCAGAATAAGGTTTTATTGCCGGAGTCCGGTGGAGGTGTCTTGGGGTTCGTGCCGTAATTTACGTGTCTAATCCCGGCTTCCCACCATTCGGTCATACACCTCGTCGAAATCGGCATTTCGGCTTTGGCGGAAATGTTCGGCGTGATAATGATCGAGCTTGTCCAGAATTTGGGTCAGTAAGGCTTTCTCGCCATCGGTGAGCGAGCTGTAGGCCACGGCCCCCACGCGGTTCATCACGGGCATGGCCTGCTGAATCGTTTTCAGCCCCTCCGGCGTGATTTTCAGCCGTCTCGACCGGCGGTCCTGTTCGTCGGGGAACTCCTCAATATACCCCATTCGGATGAGCCGGTTTATTACGTCGGTGCCTGAGGCAAACTCCGCCATCATCTCGTAAATCAACTCACTTTTTTTGGGGGTGCCCATCTGCATGAGGGCAATCAGGTACACGGGCTCCTCAATCGACCGGAAATCGAAGGGTTGCATAGCCTTCTTGGAGTAGAAATAAGCATACTTGCCCAAGCGCCCCACCAGAGCCCCCAGCCGGGCCTCTACCTGAACCGGTACCGGCGAGCGGTAGATCTGTCCGGTCATACTTTCGAGCCACTGCTTATGGATGAGGCCGTCCTGATCGGGTATGTCTTCGGTGGTTTCTCCGGTCGATAGGCTTGCGTGCTCCGTCAGATAGTGCAGGCAGAACCCGGGCAGGTCGGCATTCGGCGTGTCTGCGCTGTAGCGGGCCCAGGCATTGACCAGCTCAATTACGTTAGCTTCTCCTTTATCCATTTTAAGTGAATGAACAATGTAAAATGTATAATGAACAATTGTGTTACCTGTTGATAATCAGCTATCTCATTGTACATTCTACACTATTCATTTTACATTTAATTCTGTCTGACTACTTACTATGATATAATACTAAACAGCTTGTTTAACCATAAAATTACTACGAAAATAAAATTTTAATGTGCTTGGTAGAACAAAAACTACGGATCCGTAGTAATATTGCAAAGCGATGAGGTAGTAGCTATGAATTCATAGTTTTTGCTGCGCGTTATGATCCGATCTTGAGTGTACAAACCCAACCAATGCCAACCGAACCGGTATGATTGCGGAATTGAAAGGCGCGGGCAAAGAATACCGCACCGGCGACCAAACGATTGTTGCCCTACAACCGACTACCTTACAACTGAATGAAGGTGAGTTGATGCTCATTATTGGGCCGTCGGGGTCTGGAAAAACCACCCTGCTCTCCCTGCTGGGCTGTGTTATTTACCCCAGCTACGGCGATTTATGGGTCAATGGGCAACATGTAAACCAGTTGAAAGAAACGGCCCTTGCCCGGCTCCGGCTCGACACCATCGGCTTTGTGTTTCAGAACTTCAACCTGCTGGCTCCCCTCACGGCTGAAGAAAACGTGATGATGCCCCTTCAGTTGCAGGGCGTGGGTAGTACCGAAGCCCGCGACCGCACCGAGCAGGCGCTTAAAACCGTTGGAATGACCGACCGCCGGAAAAACCTGCCCAAGCAGCTTTCGGGTGGGCAGCAGCAACGCATTGCTATTGCCCGTGCGCTGGTCACTAACCCAAAACTGGTCCTGTGCGATGAACCAACGGCTGCGCTCGATAAAGACTCGCTGGGGGTGGTCATGCGCGAACTTCGCACGCTGGCCGACGGTGGCAAGTCAGTGGCGGTAGTGACCCACGACCCCCGCCTGAAAGAATACGCCCACCGCATCGTGGAAGTAGATAATGGCTTTGTCCGCGAACTGGATAACCCTTCAGAACTATGACCACTTTCCAAACTACCATTAGTGTTGTTCCGGGCGCCATGCAGGTTGCCGACATCCCGAACGAGATCGCCCTGGGCTGGCTCAAAGACCACGGCAAGCGTTGCTGTTACCAACTCAACGGTGGTCAGCTCTATCACGCAGCCTTGCTCCCTCGGGCCGTTGGTGGCTATTACATTATTCTGAACAAGCAGGCTCGGGCCATAGCTGGCATCACAACTGGCAGCTCGGTGACCGTAACACTCACGCCCGACACCTCTGACTTTCAATGTGAGATGCCGGACGAACTGGCCGAAGTGCTGGCTACCGACCCCGAGGCCTATGAAGTTTTCCAAAGCCTTACACCCGGCCGGCAACGTAGCCTGATTTATTTGGTGACAGCGGTTAAATCGACCGACAAGCGAATTGAGCGGGCGCTGCGCGTTGCCAGAGCTTTACAAATTGGACAAACTGACCCCCGAAAAATTTTGAAATAATGAATGCAGCACAACGACCGATACTCTTTGGCTTAATAGCCATTGCTTTAGGTGCCTGTGGTGGGAAAAACGAGAAGTCGACCCAAACACAGGATTCCGTCCGAACGGTACAGACACCCAAACAGATCGACGAAGTGGTAGGTATTGCTATTATCGAACCAGCCGCCCGGATTTCGCAACTCTCAGCCGAGACCGGTGGTCTGATTCGAGCCATAAACGTTAACGTAGGCGATCAGGTTCAAAAAGGGCAGGTAATTCTGACGATGGACAATGCCGTGGAAACCGCTCAGCTACAGCAGGCCAACGTGAAGATAAAAACCCAGCAGGACGCTATCGAAACGGCCCGCCAGAACGTGCAGACGCTCCGCGTGCAGCTCGAAAAAGCCCAGGCCGATCTGAAACGCAACGAGACCCTTTTCGCCGGGAAAGCCCTTACCCCAAAAGACCTCGACGACTCGCGCTACGCCGTACAGAACCTGCAACAGCAGATTCGGGCGGCTGAGGCACAGGTGCGGCAGGCGCAGGGGCAGGTGGCATCGCTCCGGGCCGATATTCAATACGCCAATACCGTGGCGGGTCTCAAAACGGTAAAAGCCCCAACCTCAGGAACCTTGCTGAGTCTGGATGCCAAAGTGGGTCAATACCTGTCCAATAACCAGTCGATCGGGGAGTTTGCCCCCGCAGGCCCCCTGGTGGCTATTACAGAGGTCGACGAACTCTTTGCCCTTAAGGTCAAAGTGGGGCAAAAAGCCTATGTCCGGCCGCAGGGAAGCGACGAGCGCCTGAGCACAGGCACGGTGGTACTGGCCTCGCCATACCTCCGTAAAAAATCGCTCTTCGCCGACAATACCGCTAACCTCGAAGACCGGCGCGTGCGCGAGGTTAGGGTACAGTTAGACGACCCTGGCAAGGTAATTATCGGCGCACGGGTGGAGTGTGTGATTAGTGTAAAGTGATTTTTTATGACACAGAGATTCACGAAGGGATACGGAGATACACAGAGAATATAGGCGCAGAATAAAATCCTCTGTGTATCTCTGTTTTTCTCTGTGCATCTCTGTGTCCCAAAAACTATGTTCAGGACAGCTTACAAATTCATCCGTTACGACAAGGCCAAGTCATTGGGAGCATTGGCGGGTATTGTGATTTCGGTGTTTCTGGTGGGCCAACAGGCCGGTCTGTTTATCTTCCTCACCGACGCCATGCGTAGCATTGTGGACAACAACAAAGGCTACATCTGGGTGACGGATGAAACGACCACCAACGCCAATCAACTGAGCCTGCTCGATACCCGCAAAGGCAATGAGATAGCTTCGCTGCCGGGTGTCGAACGGGTGTACCCGGTGGTGGTGGCCACCGTAGGCGCCAAGTTTGCCAATGGTAAAACGAGCGGGCTGGCCCTTATTGGCTCGCAGGCACCCGGCTTTGTGGGTGGCCCGTGGCGGCTCTACACGGCCAAACCGCAGGATATGCTCCCCGATGGCGCCATCATCACCGACTTTTACGACGCCAAAGCTCACGGGGGGCTCAAACCGGGCGATTACTTTGAGGTCAACGGTAAAAAGGTGTACAACGCGGGCCTGACGCGCGGAGCCCGGTCGTTCGGTGGGGGATTACTCGCCTTTACAACCATCGAACGCGCCCGCTATCTCGGCAACGTATCGACCAATAAAGTCAGCTTTTATCTGGTGAAGCACAAACCGGGCGTCACCGAAGCGTCGGTTATTCAGGCGATCAACCAGAGCATCAACGGCGTGCGGGCCTGGAATGCTGATGCCCTCTCCGAAACCACCGTCCGCACGGTGCTGGCTACCAACGGCATTGCGGCTTCGTTTGGGAGCCTGATTGGTTTCGCCATCATTTCGGGACTGGTCATTATTGGCCTTACGCTTTACTCGGCCGCTATCGACCGGATCAAGGATTATGGCACGCTGAAAGCCATTGGGGCCACCAACGGCTACATCAGCCGTCTGATTCTGATGCAGGCCTTTTTGTTTGCCGTGGTCGGTTTTGTGGTGGGTCGGGGGCTGGTCGAAGGGTTTCGGTACGGGATTGCCCAGTCGGGTACATTGTTTTATTTCCCCGGCTGGTTCGATTTTGCCCTGTTTGCCGTGACCATTCTCATTTCGCTGGGCGGGAGTGTGTTTGCCATTCGTCGAATCAATTCACTGGAACCGGCAACTGTGTTTAGGGGATGATTGGTTGAGACGCAAGATGTTGCGTCTCCCCATCCGGCAAGAAAAAACCATCCGGTCTGGAGACGCAAGTTGTTGCGTCTCTACGGAACTACCAATTACCATTATGAGACTCCTTGGTTTCCTTTTGTTCTTTCACTCTTTCACTCTTTCGCTCTTTGGACAGTCGCCCATCTCGCTGCCAGAAGCGTTGAAACAGGCACAAGCCAACCGGCTCGAACTGACCAATGGGCAGCTTCAGGTGCAGCTCTCGGGTAGTGACGAGGCCCGCCGGCGGGCGCGGTGGCAACCGCAGCTCAATGCCGGGGCCGACCTTCGCTGGAATACCCAAATACAGCGCAGCGTGATCAAAAACGCGCCGTTCGCCAATAATCAGGATATTGTCCTTCGGTTTGGTACGCCCATCAATAACTTGCTGAATGTGCAGGCCGAGCAGAAGGTGTACGACGCCCAAAGCCGGGTAGAACGCGACATCAATCGGCTGAACGTAGAAAGCCAGCAGGCCACGCTCGAACGGCTGAACGTAGATGTGCGGCAACAGGTGACCGAAGCGTATTATCAGGCGGTATTTAATCGGGAGAAAAAACGGCTCTCGGAACAGGCGCGGATGCGGGCGCAGACGTACCTCGATCAGGCCAAAACGCGCCTACAGGCGGGCACCTTGCTCGAGTCAGACTACAATCGGTTTGTGCTCGACCTGAGCAATGCGGAATTAACTCTGCGGAACGACGGGCGGGATTACGCCCTCAGCCTCGACAACCTGCGCTACCGGATCAATAGCCCGAATGCGGTGGAACCGGCCGACTCACTAACGGCTCTGTTTACCCAGTTTCAGGCTGATGAACGCACCACAAATGAGCGTATCGAACTGCGGCAGGAAGACCTGAGCCGACAGCTGAACCTCCTGAACGAACGAAAAGAACAGGCCCGGCTGTTGCCCGTGGTGTCGGCTTACGGCGCGTATGCCGCCCAACAGCTTGCTGATACATTCAATCCGTTTGCGTCGGGCACGTGGTTCCCGTACAATTACGTGGGCCTGCGGGTCAATGTTCCGCTTTTCGATGGTCGGCAAACTCGCCTGAACCGGCAGGAGTATGTAACGAGGGCGCAAATCAACCAGAATACGCTACAACGGCTCCGCAACGATTTCGACTACGAAACCCGCGCGGCCCGCAATACTCTCGAACAAGCCCGCGAGAACCTGACCGAAACCCGGAAGAACATTGAACAGGCGCAGCGTATTCTGGCTATTGACCGGGTGCGGTTCGATGCCGGTACGCTTCTGCTGGCCGATTTCCGCAACAGCGAGTACGCGGTCCAGCAAGCCGAGAACAATTACCTCCGGGCGGTTTACGACGTACTGCTGGGGCAACTGCAGGTCCGGAAAGCGTTGGGGAGTTTGTGATTGGAAAGATTGTATAGATCGTTTGGCTAATAGTGGGGGCTCACCAGCCACCCCAATCCCTCACCACCTCGTAGCCAAACCGGGCAATCAGCCCAAATACGACTATCAGAAACAGCGCCCGGATAAATGCCGACCCGCGCCCGATGGCCATGCGGCTCCCGATAAACGACCCGGCCATGTTGCAGAGCATCATCGGGATGGCGAGTTCGTAGGTGACGTAGCCGTTCGTAATGAAGAAAATAAGCGACGATACATCGGCTACGACGTTGATGATTTTGGCCTGTGCCGAGGCCCGTAGGAAGTCGAAGCCGAGTAAACTCACAAACCCGAATACCAACAGACTACCTGTGCCCGGCCCCACAAAGCCGTTGTAAAACCCGATGGCTCCACCCAGTGCCCCGGCCAGCCACGGTAGCTTGTCGGGGGCTATCCGCAGGTTTTCTTCCTGTCCCAGTGTTTTGTTACGATAGGTATAGATGGCGATGCCTGTCATCAAAACCAGCATGATGGGTTTCAGCACGGCACCCGGTAGCAGGCTCGACAGCCGCGCGCCCAGAAACGAACAAATACTGGCCGCTACGGCCGCCCACAGCACAATAGGCCACGGCACGGCCACCCGCTGAACATATTGCCAGGCCGCTACACCCGTGCCCATAAACGACGAAAACCGGTTGGTGCCAATGACCCGCGGTACCGGAAAATGGGGGAAAAGCAGAAAGAGGGCGGGGATCTGAACCAGACCCCCACCGCCCACTACGGAGTCGATAAAACCGGCCGTCAGGGCCGTCAAACAAAGCAAAAAAAGGGTTGTAAACTCGGGCATACGCGACGACAAAAGGCCAAAATTATACTTTACGAGGAACTTTGCTTTCGTAAATGTTTCACATCAAGAGCAAAACAGGACCGAGTCAGCCGCTTAGACTCACTTTCGGGTGCCTACCCGTGGAACAGGTTTGGATAATTCTGCGTACCTATTGACTCGAATACCAAAATCGACAAACTTAGATAGTCCATTAGTTTAGGTTTCACCCTTTAAACAAACCGTGTGACACTATGAGACTTCAAATTCATGCTGTGCACTTTACGGCCGACCGTAGCCTGCTCGATTTCATCCAGGCGAAGCTGAACAAGTTAGACACTTTCCACGACCGCATTATCAGTGGTGAGGTGTTTCTGAAACTCGACGGGTCGGAAACCAACAAAGTGAAAGAAAAAGTCATGGAGGTGCGGCTGCTCATTCCGGGCAAAGAGCTCTTCGTGAAAGAACACGATAAGACGTTTGAAAGCGCCACCGACCGCGTGTTGGAGGTGCTCAAAGATAAATTGGTTCGTTGCAAAGAGAAACGCAACGACTTTTCGAGTTCAACCATTGCGCAGGCCAAAGAGCGCATGAAAATGGACGAACCCGTCGAAGTTGATTTAGACGATTAATACCTTATATCTCCTAACGTAAAA
It includes:
- a CDS encoding HPF/RaiA family ribosome-associated protein, translated to MRLQIHAVHFTADRSLLDFIQAKLNKLDTFHDRIISGEVFLKLDGSETNKVKEKVMEVRLLIPGKELFVKEHDKTFESATDRVLEVLKDKLVRCKEKRNDFSSSTIAQAKERMKMDEPVEVDLDD